The window TCGGAGCCCGCCTGCGTAAAGCGGAAGATGTTGTCGATGAAGAACAGCACGTCCTGGCCCTTATCGCGGAAGTACTCGGCGACCGTGAGGCCCGAAAGCGCAACGCGCATGCGGGCGCCGGGCGGCTCGTTCATCTGGCCGTACACCAGCGCGCACTTCGAGCCGGCGGTCGAGCCGTTGTTCTTCTTGGGGTCGAGGTTGACGTGGGATTCGATCATCTCGTGATAAAGATCGTTACCCTCGCGCGTGCGCTCGCCGACACCGGCGAACACCGAGTAACCGCCGTGCGCCTTGGCGACGTTGTTGATCAGCTCCATGATGAGCACGGTCTTGCCGACACCGGCGCCGCCGAACAGGCCGATCTTGCCGCCCTTGGCGTAGGGCGCGAGAAGATCGACGACCTTGATGCCGGTGACGAGGATCTGCGCTTCCGACGCCTGCTCGGCGAACGTCGGAGCCGGCGCGTGAATCGGGCGCCTTTCGCTCGTCTTGACGGGCCCTGCCTCGTCGACCGGCTCGCCGATGACGTTGATGATGCGGCCGAGCGTCTCGTCACCCACCGGAACCATGATCGGCGAGCCGGTGTCGCGCACTTCCTGGCCGCGCACGAGACCTTCCGACGAGTCCATGGCGATGGTGCGCACCGTGTTCTCGCCGAGGTGCTGGGCGACCTCGAGCACGAGCCGGTTGCCCTGGTTGTTGGTCTCGAGAGCGTTCAAGATTGCCGGCAGGTGGTCGTCGAACTGCACGTCGACGACGGCGCCCGTGACCTGGCGGATGCGACCAACTTTGCTTGCCATTTGCGTCTCCAACAGAAAGGTTTTTAGGCGACCGACAGCGTCACGGGAATGTTTCCGCGCGTCGCCTTCGAGTACGGGCAGATTTCGTGGGCGTCCTTCAGCAGCGCCTCGAGCTTGTCTTTCTCGGCGCCGGGGATCGCGAGCTTGATGTCGGCCTTGAGCCCGAAGCTGGTGGCGTCCTTATCGATGCCGATCGACACGGTGACCTTCGCCGCCTGGCCGTCGAGGCCGTGCTTCTTGGCGAGCAACAGGATCGCCTGTCCGAAACAAGACGACCAGCCGAGCGCGAACAGCTGCTCGGGGTTGTGGCCTTCGCCGGAGCCGCCCATTTCCTTCGGCAGCGCCATGGCGAGCGCCAGCTTGCCCTCGTCGAGGACGGCGCGACCGTCGCGGCCGCCCTTGGTCGTGGCTGTGGTCGTGTAGGCCATGGTACGCCTCCGATCTCTACAGCGCCTCGGCGCCCGAGATGATCTCGATGAGTTCTTTCGTGATCATCGCCTGGCGGGTGCGGTTGTACTTCAACGTCAGCTTGTCGATCATCTCGCCGGCGTTGCGCGTCGCCGAATCCATGGCGCTCATCTGCGCGCCGTAGAACGAAGCGACGTTTTCGAGCAGGCCGCGGAAAATCTGCGTCGAGATGTTGAGGGTGACGAGATCGCCGAGGACTTCTTCCTCGGACGGCTCGTACTCGTGGATCGCCTCGGCGTTGCCGGTGCCCTGCGGCTTGGCGGCCGGGAGCTTGGCCGGGATGAGCTGCAGCGCCGTCGGCTTCTGCGCGATGACGCTCTTGAACTGCGAGAAGTAGAGCGTCGCCACGTCGAACTCACCGGCCTCGTAGAGTTGCAGCAGCTTGCGGGCGATCTCGTCGGCGTTGGCGAAAGCGATCTGGCGCACGGCGCGCAGGTCGATACGGTCGATGTAGAACTTGCCGAACTCGCGCTTCAGCGCCTCGGCGCCCTTGCGGCCGACCATCAGCATCTTGACGGTCTTGCCGTCGGCCATAAGCCGCTGCGCGTCCTGCCGGGCGAGCTTGGAGATGTTGGTGTTGAAACCACCGGCAAGGCCACGCTCGCCGGTCATCACCACCATCAGGTGTACCTGGTCCCGGCCCGTGCCCGCGAGAAGCGGCGCCGAACCCTTGTCGACGACGCGCGAGCCGAGGCTGGCGATCATCTGGTCCATGCGGTCGGCGTAGGGACGCGCCGCGGTGGCGATTTCCTGCGCGCGGCGCAGCTTCGCCGCGGCGACCATCTGCATCGCCTTGGTGATCTTACGTGTCGCCTTCACCGAGGTGATGCGGTTTCTGAGGTCTTTTAAGCTCGGCATCGGGCCGCGCCTTCCTTATTGCCAGTTCCGCAACCGCTTACGCCGTAAAGCCCTTCGCGAACTTGTCGAGGAAGGCGACGAGCTTCTTCTCGGTCTCCTCGGACAGCGCTTTCTTGGTGCGGATGTCCTCGAGAATCTCGTTGCCGTCGGTGCGCAGCAGACGCAGCAGGTCCTGCTCGAACTTGTTGACCGAGGCGGTCGGGATCGCGT of the Hyphomicrobium album genome contains:
- the atpD gene encoding F0F1 ATP synthase subunit beta, with the protein product MASKVGRIRQVTGAVVDVQFDDHLPAILNALETNNQGNRLVLEVAQHLGENTVRTIAMDSSEGLVRGQEVRDTGSPIMVPVGDETLGRIINVIGEPVDEAGPVKTSERRPIHAPAPTFAEQASEAQILVTGIKVVDLLAPYAKGGKIGLFGGAGVGKTVLIMELINNVAKAHGGYSVFAGVGERTREGNDLYHEMIESHVNLDPKKNNGSTAGSKCALVYGQMNEPPGARMRVALSGLTVAEYFRDKGQDVLFFIDNIFRFTQAGSEVSALLGRIPSAVGYQPTLATDMGALQERITTTQKGSITSVQAIYVPADDLTDPAPATSFAHLDATTVLSRAISEKGIYPAVDPLDSTSRMLDPRIVGEEHYQVARQVQQILQRYKALQDIIAILGMDELSEDDKQIVARARKIERFLSQPFHVAEVFTGSPGKLVSLADTIKGFKGLCNGEYDHLPEQAFYMVGNIEEAKAKAEKLAEAA
- a CDS encoding F0F1 ATP synthase subunit gamma; this encodes MPSLKDLRNRITSVKATRKITKAMQMVAAAKLRRAQEIATAARPYADRMDQMIASLGSRVVDKGSAPLLAGTGRDQVHLMVVMTGERGLAGGFNTNISKLARQDAQRLMADGKTVKMLMVGRKGAEALKREFGKFYIDRIDLRAVRQIAFANADEIARKLLQLYEAGEFDVATLYFSQFKSVIAQKPTALQLIPAKLPAAKPQGTGNAEAIHEYEPSEEEVLGDLVTLNISTQIFRGLLENVASFYGAQMSAMDSATRNAGEMIDKLTLKYNRTRQAMITKELIEIISGAEAL
- a CDS encoding organic hydroperoxide resistance protein translates to MAYTTTATTKGGRDGRAVLDEGKLALAMALPKEMGGSGEGHNPEQLFALGWSSCFGQAILLLAKKHGLDGQAAKVTVSIGIDKDATSFGLKADIKLAIPGAEKDKLEALLKDAHEICPYSKATRGNIPVTLSVA